A portion of the Cryptomeria japonica chromosome 5, Sugi_1.0, whole genome shotgun sequence genome contains these proteins:
- the LOC131029544 gene encoding rho GDP-dissociation inhibitor 1 codes for MSKMSMLIGSMTRNKSLACSGGGGEFKAEVLSEVVEHKVSGEPAGPSEKLMRQFSEATYYDSEEEEHGDAKVGGDFVVGPLLPLKEQLEKDKEDESLRRWKEQLLGSLDVNSMGERLEADVKIISFGILSAGRPDLIIPVPFVPTNSRGSSFILKEGSHYNLKICFSVHDNIVSGLTYINTVWKSGVRVDSTRVMLGTFSPQQEPYAYVMEEETTPSGIFARGCYSARTKFVDDDERCHLEINYTFEIRKDW; via the exons ATGTCTAAGATGTCAATGCTGATTGGGAGTATGACAAGAAACAAATCTCTGGCCTGCTCTGGTGGTGGGGGAGAATTTAAGGCTGAGGTGTTAAGTGAAGTTGTGGAACACAAGGTGAGTGGTGAGCCTGCCGGTCCTTCAGAGAAGCTCATGAGGCAGTTCAGTGAGGCTACTTATTATGACTCAGAGGAAGAGGAGCATGGTGATGCCAAGGTTGGAGGGGATTTTGTTGTTGGCCCTCTTCTTCCCCTCAAGGAACAGCTTGAGAAAGACAAG GAGGATGAAAGCTTGAGAAGATGGAAAGAACAACTGCTAGGCAGCCTGGATGTTAACTCCATGGGAG AACGCCTGGAAGCAGATGTTAAGATTATAAGCTTTGGGATTTTATCAGCAGGAAGGCCGGACTTAATTATACCTGTTCCTTTTGTCCCTACTAATTCAAGGGGTTCCTCCTTCATACTCAAAGAAGGCAGCCACTACAATCTCAAAATTTGTTTCTCGGTTCACGATAATATTGTCTCAGGGCTCACTTACATCAACACTGTCTGGAAGAGTGGAGTAAGAG TGGACAGCACTCGTGTTATGCTTGGAACATTCAGCCCTCAGCAAGAGCCATACGCAtatgtgatggaggaagagacgacACCCTCTGGCATTTTTGCCAGGGGATGTTACTCAGCCAGAACCAAG TTTGTGGATGATGATGAGAGATGCCACCTCGAAATAAATTACACCTTTGAGATCAGGAAGGACtggtga